The Candidatus Dormiibacterota bacterium sequence AGCTCCCGCCGGCGCAGGTCGACCTGCTGGCGGAGGGCGGTGTTCTCCTTCTGGAGGGTGCGCACCCGTCCGTCCAGAGCGTGTCCCGCGGTGGTGGCCGCGTACACCGCGTAGGTCACCCACGTCCCGGCAACGGCGACACCGACGGCGAGCAGACGTCGCCGGGTGAGGGTGCGGCGGGAACGCGGAAGGATTGCGACGGCCCTCTGAGACGTTGGCGGGATCGGCCGTGACGCGCAGAGTATACCGGCGCTGTCGCATTACCGGGCGATGGTCAGTTTGTCCCGGGGGAGGCTCCGCCTCCCTGTCCCGTCGCGGGAGGCTGTTCGCGCGCCTGTGTGTCGTGGTGCGCCACCTAGCCGCTCTCGCCGCTCTCCTGCCAGCGCCGCTCCCACTCCTCGGGCTCGACGCTGTAGAGCGACCGGCCCTCCTCGCGGGCCCGGGCCTCCAGGGCGCGGAAGCGGTCGGCGAAACGGTCGGCGCGCTGGCGCAGGGCGTCCTCCGGGTTGACGCGCAGCCGGCGGGCCACCGCGACCGCCGCCCAGAGCAGCTCGCCGACGGCGGCCTCGAGGGCGGCCGGGGCCGGGGGCGGCGGGGGGGCGTGGCCGCCGGGCACGGGCGGCGGGGCGGGCGAGGGGGTGGCCCCGTCGACGGCCCAGTCCTCGCCCTGCCGCGGCGGGGGCGCGGCGGCGGCGGCGGTCTCGACCTCGAGCCCGGCGACCGCCTCGAGCAGGCCGGCGAGGGCGCCGGCGACCTCGGGGGTCTCGTCGAAGCCGAGCCTGGCGGGGCGCTTCTGAACGCCGAGGGCGTAGGCGAGCGCGGGAAGGGTGATCGGCACCCCCTCGAGAACCGAGAGCCGCTCCCCCTTCTCCGCCGCCTTCAGCCTCTCCCAGTTCACGACCACCTCGGCGGCGCCGGCCACCTCGGTGGTGCCGAAGACGTGGGGATGGCGGTGGACCATCTTCTGCCGGGTCACCTCGGCGACCTCGCCGATGTCGAATCCGCCGGGCGACTCCTGGGCGATGGCGCAGTGCATGAACACCTGGAGGAGGATGTCGCCGAGCTCCTCGCGCAGCTGCGCCGGCTTGCCGCCCTCGATCGCCTCCAGCGCCTCGTAGGTCTCCTCGAGGAGGTAGGGGCGCAGGGTGCGGTGGGTCTGCTCGCGGTCCCAGGGGCAGCCCCCGGGGGCGCGCAGCCGCTCCACCACCTCGCCGAGCGCCCGGACCGACTCCGCCGCCTCGTCCCTCACGGGTCACTCCTTCTATGTCGGGGGGGCTGCGTCCCCCCGTCCACTCGCGGGGAGCGCTGCGCGCTCCTCGCGAGTACCCCCCTCGCCGGCCTCGCCGGCGACGCTCGCGCTGCTCGCTCCTCGGCCAACCGGTCCTGTGTCCCCATCTTCTCCGCCCGCCTACGAGGCGGCCCGCTGGCGGATGCGCTCGAGCCGGCCCAGCTCGCGCAGGGCGCGGACCAGCACATCCTCCCATCCGGCCTCACCCGGACGCCGCGTCGTGGGCACCCGCAGCCGGGTGGGCCCGGCGGTGACGCCGCGGAACTGGGCGGCGACGGCGGGCAGGTCGAGGCCGTGACCGGTGGGGAGGCGCACCACCACCGCCTCGCCGTCCCGCTCCACGCCGAGCGCGCCGGCGGCAGCGGCGAGGAGGCGCACCCGCAGGGTGAGGAGCAGCGCCTGGGCGGGGGCGGGCGGCGGCCCGAAGCGGTCGGCGAGCCCACGCCCGCGGGTCTCGAGCTCCATCTCGGTGGCGGCGGCGGCGAGGTCCTGGTAGCAGCGCAGCCGCAACCGCTCGTCGCTGACGTAGCTCGGCGGCAGGTGTGCGGCGAGCGGCAGCGAGACCGTGACCTGGGCGGGCGACTCGACCACCGGCTTCCCCTGGAGCCGGGTCACGGCGTCGCGAAGGAGGTGGTTGTACAGCTCCAGCCCGACCGCGGCGATCTCGCCGTGCTGCTCCTCGCCGAGCAGGTTGCCGGCGCCCCGGATCTCCAGGTCGCGGAGCGCGAGGCGGAAGCCCGCCCCCAGGTCCTGGAGGTCGCCGATCACCTCGAGCCGCTTGTCGGCGCGCTCGGTCAGCGACTTCTCGGGCGGGTAGAGGACGTACGCGTAGGCGCGCTGCCCGGCGCGACCGACCCGGCCGCGGAGCTGGTAGAGCTGTGCCAGCCCGAGCCGGTGGGCGTCGTTGACGATGATGGTGTTGGCGTTGGGGATGTCGAGGCCGGACTCGATGATGGTGGTGCACAGCAGCACGTCGATCTCGGCGTCCATGAAGCGCTGCATCACCCGGGCCAGCGACCGCTCCGGAAGCTGGCCGTGGCCCACCTCGATGCGCACCCCGGGCATCAGCTCGCGCAGCTTCTCGGCCTCGCGCTCGATGCCCTGCACCCGGTTGTGGACGTAGTACACCTGCCCGCCGCGGGCGAGCTCGCGGGTGATCACCTCCCGGATCAGGCCGTCCTCACGGGCGGTGACGAAGGTCTTGATCGGCTGCCGCTCCTCGGGCGCGGTCTGGATCACGGAGAGGTCGCGGATCCCCGCCAGCGACATGTGCAGGGTGCGCGGGATCGGCGTGGCCGAGAGCGAGAGCACGTCGACGGCCACCCTCAGCTGCTTGAAACGCTCCTTCTGGAGGACGCCGAAGCGCTGCTCCTCGTCGATGATCACCAGCCCCAGGTTGCGGAAATGGACGTCCTTGGAGATCAGCCGGTGGGTGCCGATGACGATGTCGACGCCGCCCGAGCGCAGCCCGGCCAGGGTGTCGGTGACCTCGTCCGGGGTGGAGAAGCGGGAGAGCTGCCGGACGGTGATCGGGAAGGGGGCGAGGCGCGCCGAGAACGTGGTGAAGTGCTGCTGGGCGAGCACCGTGGTGGGCACCAGCATCGCCACCTGGCGGCCGTCGGCGGCGGCCTTGAACGCGGCCCGCATCGCCAGCTCGGTCTTGCCGAAGCCGACGTCGCCGCAGACCACCCGGTCCATCGGACGCGACGACTCCATGTCCCGCTTGATCTCCTCGAGCACCACCTCCTGGTCGGGGGTCTCCTGGTAGGGGAAGGCGGCCTCGAGCTCGTGCTGCCAGGCACCGTCGGGCGGCACCGGGGTGCCCTGGGTCGACTCCCGCCGCGAGTAGAGGGCGAGCAGCTCGCGGGCCACCTCCTCGGTGCGCTCCTTGACCCGCCGCTTGGTGCGCTCCCAGTCGCCGCCGCCGAGCCGCGACAGCTGCGGCCGGCCGTCGGCGCCGCCGACGTAGCGGTCGACGCGGTCGAGGTGGGCGACGGGCACGTAGAGCTTGTCGCCCTCGGCGTACTCGACGGTCATGTACTCGTGCTCGCCGCCGTCGTCCTCGACGGTGCGCATCTCGATGAACCGTCCGATGCCGTGGTCCTGGTGCACCACCAGGTCGCCGGGCTGGAAGGGGATGACGAACGCCTCGCGTGCCGGAGCACCCGTCGCCGCCCGCCGCGCCCCCCGCGCCGAGGTGGACACCACGGTGCGGCGGCCGCCCCGGGCGAGCCGCGACCCGCGGCGTTTGACGGCACCGAAGAGCTCGGCGTCGGTGACCACGTCGAGCCCGGCCGCGTCCGCGGAGAACCCCTGGGAGAGGTCGCCGTGGACGGTGACCAGGCTGCCCGCCACCAGCGGGGTGGCGGCCGGCTCCTCCTCGGCCGACACCGCGTCGAGGCCCTGCTCGGCGGCGAGCTCGGCGACGCGGTGCTCCTGCCGGGACAGCACCAGCTGGCAGCGGCCGGCGTCGAGGCGGCGGCGCACCTCGGTGGCGAGGGCGTCGAAGCGGCCGACGAAGCTGTCCGCGCCCCGCCAGCCGAGGTCGACGGCGGCGGCGTCCGCCGACTCCCGGACCACCTCGATCGGGGCCAGCCGGTCGAGCAGGGCGTCCGCGGCCTCGGCGTCGAGGAGGCCGCTGCGCGACCCCACCGGCAGCTCGCCGCGCTGCTCCTCCTGGGCGCGCAGGCCCTCGGCCTCGACCAGGTACCGCGACACCGCACGGCGCCAGCGGTCCCGGCCGCCGACCACCAGGGTGATCGGTGTGTCGAGGTGGTCGAGCAGGGTCACCGGGGGGTCCTGCTGCAGGTAGGGGGTGAAGAGGTCGATCCCCTCGCCGTAGGCGCCGGCGCCGAGGCGGTCGATGTCGCGGAGCCAGTCGTCGCGGATCTCCGGGCGGGCCCCCGAGAGGTCGAGGTCGCGCACCGCGGCGAGCGCCCGCGCCACCGACTCGGGCGAGAGGTCGAGCTCGCGGGCGGGGGGCACGGTCACCACCTCGAGCTGGGCCACCGAGGTCTGGGTGGCGACGTCGAAGGCGCGCAGCCCCTCGACCTCGTCGCCGAACCACTCGGCGCGCCAGGGGCGGTTGCGGTCGGGCCCGAAGGCGTCGATGATGCCGCCGCGCACCGAGAACTCTCCCGGCGACGACACCGCCGGCTCGCGGCGGTAGCCGAGCGCCACCAGCCTGTTCATCACCGCGTCGCGGGAGACCGCCTCGCCACGCCGCAGGGTCATGCCGCGGCGGACCAGCGCCGGGGGCAGGGTGGGCCGCACCAGGCCGCCGGGCGCGGCGACCACGATCGCCGGCCCCT is a genomic window containing:
- the mfd gene encoding transcription-repair coupling factor yields the protein MPPTTDVPTLRSRLDGVAELRALVRAPRGILAGVPAGAVGLLAWWLRETTGRDVLVLSPEAETAWSDTAAWAGDQRLALFPAADTLPFDRVAPGEEVTRHRLATLATVAGEGPAIVVAAPGGLVRPTLPPALVRRGMTLRRGEAVSRDAVMNRLVALGYRREPAVSSPGEFSVRGGIIDAFGPDRNRPWRAEWFGDEVEGLRAFDVATQTSVAQLEVVTVPPARELDLSPESVARALAAVRDLDLSGARPEIRDDWLRDIDRLGAGAYGEGIDLFTPYLQQDPPVTLLDHLDTPITLVVGGRDRWRRAVSRYLVEAEGLRAQEEQRGELPVGSRSGLLDAEAADALLDRLAPIEVVRESADAAAVDLGWRGADSFVGRFDALATEVRRRLDAGRCQLVLSRQEHRVAELAAEQGLDAVSAEEEPAATPLVAGSLVTVHGDLSQGFSADAAGLDVVTDAELFGAVKRRGSRLARGGRRTVVSTSARGARRAATGAPAREAFVIPFQPGDLVVHQDHGIGRFIEMRTVEDDGGEHEYMTVEYAEGDKLYVPVAHLDRVDRYVGGADGRPQLSRLGGGDWERTKRRVKERTEEVARELLALYSRRESTQGTPVPPDGAWQHELEAAFPYQETPDQEVVLEEIKRDMESSRPMDRVVCGDVGFGKTELAMRAAFKAAADGRQVAMLVPTTVLAQQHFTTFSARLAPFPITVRQLSRFSTPDEVTDTLAGLRSGGVDIVIGTHRLISKDVHFRNLGLVIIDEEQRFGVLQKERFKQLRVAVDVLSLSATPIPRTLHMSLAGIRDLSVIQTAPEERQPIKTFVTAREDGLIREVITRELARGGQVYYVHNRVQGIEREAEKLRELMPGVRIEVGHGQLPERSLARVMQRFMDAEIDVLLCTTIIESGLDIPNANTIIVNDAHRLGLAQLYQLRGRVGRAGQRAYAYVLYPPEKSLTERADKRLEVIGDLQDLGAGFRLALRDLEIRGAGNLLGEEQHGEIAAVGLELYNHLLRDAVTRLQGKPVVESPAQVTVSLPLAAHLPPSYVSDERLRLRCYQDLAAAATEMELETRGRGLADRFGPPPAPAQALLLTLRVRLLAAAAGALGVERDGEAVVVRLPTGHGLDLPAVAAQFRGVTAGPTRLRVPTTRRPGEAGWEDVLVRALRELGRLERIRQRAAS
- a CDS encoding MazG family protein codes for the protein MRDEAAESVRALGEVVERLRAPGGCPWDREQTHRTLRPYLLEETYEALEAIEGGKPAQLREELGDILLQVFMHCAIAQESPGGFDIGEVAEVTRQKMVHRHPHVFGTTEVAGAAEVVVNWERLKAAEKGERLSVLEGVPITLPALAYALGVQKRPARLGFDETPEVAGALAGLLEAVAGLEVETAAAAAPPPRQGEDWAVDGATPSPAPPPVPGGHAPPPPPAPAALEAAVGELLWAAVAVARRLRVNPEDALRQRADRFADRFRALEARAREEGRSLYSVEPEEWERRWQESGESG